The genomic window ataaccgttaaaaaaaattcctgttgGAGCTGAGAGactatttgctttttcttccttcccccagtTTATTAGTTTTTGGTCAAGATTTAGCCTGAGTCTTACAGCATTTCTTTGTGGAATGCCCCAAATGTGATGTGTCTTCTTCACTGgctaaatatatgtttaaagCCATGGGTTTTAGTGTAAGATATAAAAGATTTGCTCAACTTTGTGAGTCCAAACtgtttctccccactcccccccccatcAGGGTGCTGAGCAGAATTGGAATCTTTTAAGACATGCTCAGGAAAGCTTCAAAAGAGAACAGCTTCAAAACTCTTCTCCCTATGAAACTGAATGATAGAGGAAAGGATTCTCGGGGATTGCCAATTATATACAGTAGCCTTATTACTGCTAATCACTGTCAATAAAAGGTCACTCCATTCCCCTCTCTTTGAGGAAAACAATGAGAATGTATCTGATGAACTGGAATACTGGTCAGTATTGGGAAATTTTAATGTTGCATTATCTAATCAAACCTTGAGTGTACTGGTTCTGTGAACCACctgaaaaaagcaaattaaacttACTAAACATTGGTTGTGGTTTATCTGTTTATAGGAACCTGAAACATATGggcttttacattattttttaagtgttttaagtactcttgagaaaattttaaatggttctAGTAGAAAATGGGAAGGgctcaaattttcaaaaaaagccAAAGACCAGTTTTAATCTGACACCAAAAAATAATGATGAACTTCTCCCCATTCCAACCAGCTAGacagaaaatgaatacacataagGCAAGTTGGAAAACAGTTTAATGATCACTCACCAAGATCCATAGGGAACTTTACATGTGTACAGGGATAAACTTTTCCACTACTCCTCCCATCACTGTGTTCTTCATGGTAGCGTATCACAAGTCAAAGTTTCTGGTTGTTTCATCTACTTAAAACCAGATGGAAGAAACAACCTAAATCATAGCAACTTCATGCTTCAATGTGAAACCATCAAAGCTTTCTTGGAAAGACTTTCTGAAAGCAGCTTCTCTGTCTGGAAGACGCTTAAGGCCCATGTACCTTTCTTCTTCCAACTAGCCAAGAAATAGTTAAATGCCTCAGAATGTCCAAAGAGGTGCCAATATTTAGTCAAGGCAAGTATGAAACAGGCTGCATGCCTTTTAGATGTGATGAATATCAGAGTTCTGAGAAACATTAAAATCATCATGGAATCCTTAGAGGACTAAAGCACCTGTGCAAAAGTCTCATGCAGTAGGAAGTCTGGAACCGGTACTCCTTCCTTCAGTACCAGGCCTTTCTAGGCTTCAGTCTAGAAGAAGATGATTTTTTTGTGCTTTGAGTTGGGGATCTGCCCCTTCGACTTTAACCTCCGAACAGCCTCCCTCATGTGTTTGGGTTGTAGTGGTGGCATCTCTCCCCACTTCTCACACACATCCAGTGCTAGACAGAAGATAAGAAGAAAGTTTCATGGTCATACAGGACTTATTAATCACATAATCCATTTGAACCCTATAATTCTCATTAACCCTTCTTAAGCTTGCTAAGGAAATAAACCAAGACTTTTTCCCTTCTTAAGAGAATGCTATAAAACCTATCACGTTAGCTTTAGTGTAATATATAatcttctacttaaaaaaataaaacatttcactgACTGGAGACCAGCAATACACTCAGCCAAGGTTCTTTCTTTGATGGATAGAGGACAGTTCCCAGGATTCGACAACTCCTCATCATACCACACTGGTCAGCCCCCAGTGATAGCTTATCTTAGGTCTTTAATTTGGCAACAGAAATGAGCAAACTCCATTGGGGAAAAATACGAAGTAGGCTTCTGTCGCCCTGGACTGAGGACAGGAATCTGGAAAGATTTCCCAGATGCTTCCTTGAGTCCCAGTATTAAAACTTTTGAGGAATAATAGTCATGCTCTCCTGAATACAAAGTGCCCCACTTGGTCAACTTCTAGTGCAAATGGAAACACCCACAGGTACTTTATTAGGTCCCCTAGCATAGATATTCTTGAAAGTTAAGACCACCAGAGGTTCAATCCTGCACATGCTATCAACAACACCTACCTTCTTCTACCACCTCCCCGACGAAAACCTTGGAAATGCCAGACATAGCAATAACAACATTCTGAGACACAGAGGTGCCAGTGATGGACTGGATCAGcttgaaagaagaacaaagactATGATTAAGAAAGTCaaggactgctttttttttttttttttttttaaattttttttaacgtttatttatttttgagacagagagagacagagcatgaatgggggagggtcagagagagggagacacagaattgaaacaggctccgggctctgagctgtcagcacaggggcccgatgcggggctcgaactcacggaccgcgagatcgtgacctgagccgaagtcggcgctcaaccgactgagccacccaggtgccccaaggactgcTTTTAAGAATATGGTACCCTTAAGAGTTTTGTACTAAAAAGGTTTTTACTAAAGGCTGGATACTGAAATTAAGACTATTAAGACAAAGATTCAGGTGTACAGCAACTCATTCTCTATGTTTAGACCTTATCCCCAGGATACAAAACTCCAATTGATAATCGagaggcattttatttttgttttcctgtgtgaATGATCCACCAACTTGACTAGCACCTCATTCAAAATGAGGTGGACACAGTTCTTGTGTCTAGTTCAACTCTCATATCTGATGGAAATGAAGTGTGGTAGCCCATCCTTACCCTTTTAATGGCTGCCTTAGGGAACGCTGACCGGCGGTACATCTCATAACGGTTCAGTTGCtcctcagaaaaagaagaaaccaggATTCTAGACAAAGATTCAGATAATTAAGTTGGCTTACAACAACAAATGTTTAAGGTAtattatcacatcaataaaagtctcagacaattagaaaatgaattttcGAGGGGTCAATAGCATTAAGCTTGGTGCTTACAAGGAATGAAGACAAAGCATTTTTACTCTTTAGAAACTTGAGAGAAAATGACATACAACTTCGTTTCTACTTcattaacaacaaaaacttaAACTACAATGTTGGGTTCACTATATAGATTATGTTTTCAGCACTAggctctctctacccctaactCCACCTTATTACATTTCACATTGATGGTAAAAATTTGATACATAAATTTATATTCAAACCACTAGTTTTTGACATTAACAGacttgggggaaaatatttgtaaaatatatggaGAAGGGTTTATGCTCTTAATGCTttccaataaataaaagatagcgattttgaaaataagcaaaggacatgaatagacaagtTACAAAAATACCGATGAccaacacagaggaaaaaaagttaacCTTCACTATtaactaaagaaattaaaatgataaactaaAATAAGATAACATTTTTCATGAATCAGACAGATGAGCATTATAAAGAATGGTATTAGTAAGGATGGGAGGACACAAACTTATACATGCTGGTAGAGTGTGAAGTGCAACCACCTTTCTGgagaaaaatttggaaatgtgTATGAAGAGTCTTTGAAAACATTCAGACTGTTTGAACTGGCAATTCACTCCTTGGGGGTTTATTTAGGAACTAAATGGACAAGTATGCAAAGATGGGCTCAAAGATGCTCAATCATAATAatgtcaaaagaagaaaaagaactacaggTATTGGTTAAATGATCATTCATCTACATAATGGAATACAATGCACCCACTGAAATTGATAATTTACAGGCAGATTTACAAGAAAGTATTtagctataaatatttaaaacatttaaaacaaaatctgaaaaagtATATAACCTAATCCATACCCAGGGTTAACTGTGGGTGGTGGGATTATGGGtaactattttttctatttttctctattctctgaTAAATTTGCAATGAGCCCATTAAAAAAGTTATGACCTATGTATAATTACTGACATGGAAAACATTCACCATATACAATGTGAAAAACAGGTCACAAACAGTAAcatctttgaaaaaatttatttctggatATACGTGTATAGAAAATACCTTGGAGACTATACCTCAAAATACGAACAGTGTTTATTTCTGGTGACAAgaggatatttttttatttttatttatttatatttcctaaaatgttacataaagtattatttgctttactttcttttgagtataaaaaaggggaaaaaattacaggCTCCCCAAATTTATTGACTTTGTACGGTCAAGTTAGAGActtgaaatggggaaaaaaaaatcaaaaagtaacTTACTGCATCTTTTGAATCTCATCTTCATCCACTttttgcttcttctctttcttttctttggtatctattttcatttttttggctGCAGGAGTAAGTAAAGATGAGTCTTCCCTTTCAACTGCTGTTAAATCTGAGATATCCTGACTCTTCAGctgagaagatgaaaagaaacccTATTATATATTTGGCCTACTTTCCAGACTTGGGGAAGAAGGTAAGACCTCATTCTCTTTACAGCACAACAAATCCATTATTCAATAGTTTTTTTGGTTCCAAGCACTGGCTGTACCATCATGCGTTAAGATACACTCTCTGTCCTAAAGAATTTTATAGCCTAGCTGTGAAAAGAAAACCAGCCAAAGAATCCAACTTTCCAGTTTAGCTATATGATCCTAGCTCTAGTATGTTTACAAAGGAAATGAAGTGCCAAGGATCATGATAACCACTCTCCCGCATTGAGCCCACTTTCCTGACCTCATCCTTTAGAGGGGATGTCAGAAAAGGCCTCTCCATCCAGCCAGCTCTTCTGCCTCTAAATCTATACATCTCTTTATTGTTGATGATTCCATcttgaaagaatattaaaaaggagGCACCCTCTCATCAAAACAGTGTTTCTTTGGATTTgtaacttttaataatttttttttttttaaagtaacctctacctccagcatggggctcgaactcatgaccctgagatcaagagttgtaggTTCTATCAACTGAGCGAGCTAGTTGGCCCTGGATTtggaacttttgttttttaatatatatttttaaagcttatttatttattttgagagagagagacagagagagagagagagacagagagagagagagagagagagagaatgagagagaatcccaagcaggttccacactgacagcacacagcccaacgtggactccagctcatgaaccatgaagtcataacctgagtggaacccaagaatcagaagctcaactgactgagccacccaggcgccccatggattcGGAACTTTTAAGTGAGCTTCTCCCACACATAATGCTCTTTTCTTCCTATCTTTCAATTCTACTGTATCATGCAAATGTTTCTCACTGCTAGAATGTGAACTTTTTGAAGATAGGTTTGTCTCTTATTTCTCTTCCCACATAAGCATTTAACATAGGTTTACTCATGCTAGATGTTTAATAATAATTCAAATCCAAACTTCATCCCCTCCAACTTAATATACAATCAAAAGACAACAAACTTCATTAATGGGATTTAACCTCTGTTTTTCTTAAAGAGGAACTCACATAAACTCATAGAGGAATATAAGGGGGTAGGTAAAAGTGAAGATAgtgtatctttaaaaaacttttcaatttcttctctagtTACCTATTTATACAAGTTTTCTAACCTCTATGTGCTTGAATTTTggtgatttatattttccttaaaaatgagtcatttttcttggatttcaaaatttatttggcCTAAATTTGAACATCAAATATTTCTggtttattctgttctttttctggtttcttgagtTGGGTGCTTATTTTCAGCATCTCCTGTTTGTTAATACAAATATGTAAAgctatgaatttttctttaaatacggTTTTGGTCAAGGCCCGTATGATATGATGTAGTGTTCTCTTTGTTAATTTAATCTAAGGgctatttaaaaaacagtttaaaatgtcCAGGGGTTAGTTTATTTGGGGGGAGTGGCAGTTGGGAGAagctttttgttgttaatttcatatttattgcACTGTGCTAATAGGATGTGCCCTGTTTTGATTTCCGCTTTTAAGaatttgggtttttctttgtgGTATGGTATATGATCAATctttaaagttaatttaaattaactttaaaaaaggtttattttttgacggggaaagagagagagagagaaaaagagagagaaagagaaagcgcgCACGTGCGTGCACgcgagtggggggaagggcagagaaagagggagacaggagactgagaatcccaagcagactccgtgctgtcagcagggagcccagcctTGGCTCCAtgtcacaaaccctgagatcatgacctgagcggaagtcaagagttggaagcttaaccaaccagccacccaggtacccctggtatatgatcattttttaaaagtgtttcagtttggggcgcctgggtggctcagtccgttaaatgtccgactttggctcaggtcacgatctcacggctcgtgggtttgagccctgcgtcaggctctgaagCTCTGAGCCTGgtgactgcttcggattctgtgtctccctctctctcttcaacccctccccctcccccgccccccccccccccccagccggtcgtgctctctttctctctctcaaaaataaataaacattaaaaaaaacaacagtgtttCAGTCagaagtatcaaaaaaaaaaaatgtatctcctGTTGGGTGCAAATTTCTGTATGTAGTGAGCTCTTTATTGGACTGAACCAATTATTATTCAAACCCTCTATGTCCTTCAGATCTTTTTAAAAGgttccttctttaaaaagtttcatcacatttttttttaatgcttattttttgagagagcgagagagcatgtgagcacgAGGTGTGGAgccgcagagagagagaaatcccaagctgGAGCcttgctgacagcgcagagcccaatgcagggcttgaactcaggaacccgtgagaacatgacctgagctgaaatgaagtgtcccatgctcaaccaactgagccaaccaggtgctcccacatttttctaaaagttcttactttatatattttgatgcaACCTAATTCTCTGAAAGGCTGTTTCTATCTAATGCAGTGTCCTCCCCATGATCTGTTTAAGTCCCTAGGAAGTTCTAAGACTCCAAGATTCCATCTCTAGAAATGGAAGCCAGAGCACGCTGAGATTCTAGTCCCCTGACTGATGCTCAGTTAGGCAACACTGCTGAGCTCTTGGGGTTTGGTGTGTTTATGCTATAGAGTCCCTTGGACATTGACACCCAGGTCACTGGTCGTAGTTAAATGTCCCACGAGGGTAAAAACATGACTGAACCAGTAACTCCAAGTCTCCCTTTAACGGCTCTGCGGCGTATGACAGTTATGCTTGAGCAACATCTAGGAGAAACCATATTTCGGTCAAAGGGATACGAGGAATCCTGGGTTCTAGCTCTTGCACTGTCTGTGACATCAGATCCCAATTTCCTCACCAGGAAAACCAAGAGGCTATGTAAAATtcccttaggggcgcctgagtagccCCTCCTGaaaagcatgggactcttgatctcagggtcctgaggtACAGCCCCCACGTTAGGGGTAGAATTtgcctaaaattttttaaaaaatctcttagaaGTAGCCTTAATATCTAGGAGCGGGGATTAAAAGTATTAACCCAGAGGCTGGGGCTCTGGAACCGAACCAGCACTACAGTTTTGTCTCCTCCCCCTCTGCACACATCTTGGCAGATCTAGAGGGAGTCATGGTGAGTTCGAGTTATCTGGGCTTGGCAGGGACCAACCAGGAAGCCGGTCGAGCAAGCTCTGTTAACACAATCTCGGAGTACTCCTCTGACCTCATCCACACATGTCTCCCTACCTCGCCTTCCTCCGCCGCAGCTTCTTTCAAATCCGCATCTCCGTCCCCATCAGTTTCTTCTGGGATTCCGTCTGTGTCGGTAGCCCCCGGGCCCCCGGGAGCAGCAGCCGTTTCTTCTGACTCCCCCGTCTCTCCACCTTTTTCCGGGGGCGACTCGCAGGCATTATCCATagcagcaagaaaaagaagggcGAGACCGCAGTCCCGTCAGGTTCTGGAGCTCGGGACTGACGGAGTCAGAGCAGCCTAGAAGCTTACTTCCTAGCGTCGCGCTACGATGACGTCACCCCTACCGCTCCTCGGAGGGATCATTTTAAGGCACGCGTAGGGAACTTCAAGAGCTCCGTTTTAACTGATTTGGTGGCGGTTGGAGACGGAAAATTGAGGGTACGGAAATCAGTTTGTGGGTTTCCCACTCTGGGAAATCAGCATTTGTAAAGGAGAGCTGTGTTATTTCCTGAAGGACGTTTTTCCCCCTCCATGCT from Neofelis nebulosa isolate mNeoNeb1 chromosome 6, mNeoNeb1.pri, whole genome shotgun sequence includes these protein-coding regions:
- the TAF11 gene encoding transcription initiation factor TFIID subunit 11 → MDNACESPPEKGGETGESEETAAAPGGPGATDTDGIPEETDGDGDADLKEAAAEEGELKSQDISDLTAVEREDSSLLTPAAKKMKIDTKEKKEKKQKVDEDEIQKMQILVSSFSEEQLNRYEMYRRSAFPKAAIKRLIQSITGTSVSQNVVIAMSGISKVFVGEVVEEALDVCEKWGEMPPLQPKHMREAVRRLKSKGQIPNSKHKKIIFF